The Blautia pseudococcoides genome segment AAATGTTTCCTGCTTCTTTGGCAAGAGGGTGGGCAGGGGAAACCGCCAGCAGGATTTCTTCCTGGCCCAGAGTTTCATATTCCAGTTTGGGATTCAGGTTTCCGTCGCTGAAGATCGCAAAATCAATCCGGCTGTCTGTGAGAAGACGCTCCTGGATAGCGTAAGTCTCCTCCAGAAAGTTCAGACGGATATTGGGATGGATCCGGCGAAAAGCGGGAAGGATTTTGGGGATCATGCAGGAACTGCGCATCAGGGGAAAGGCAACGTTCAGCTCACCGTCATTTAAGGAACACAGATCATCCAGCTCCTTCTCCCATTCACGGGTCAGTTCCAGTACACGGGATGCGTATTCCATATACCGTCTTCCGGCGTAAGTTGGGATATAGCAGTTATCAATCCTGCTGAACAGCTTGACACCCAGTTCTCGTTCCAGTTTTCCAAGATGTTTGCTGAGGGTTGGCTGGGAGATAAAAAGCTCCTGAGCGGCTTTGGTCATATTCTGATGTTTGGCAATACAAAGCACGTAGTTCAATTCGTGGATGTTCATAGAGTTTCTTCCACCTTTCCGCAGACAGTGTTTTAGGCTGGCCATGGGATTTTTACCTGGCTGTTGGACGGCGCAGTCAATGTCCAAACCTACTGGATCGTTACCGAATGGCTGCCGCTATTCCACTTTGGAATAGAATTTATAGTTAAGATGAATTAGACTTCCGATCAGGGTTATCATACAATGAAAATGGAAAAGAATCAAGGAGATACGAATAGGAGAGAATCTATATGAAACAGTGGCTGGAAAAACAATTTAAATTATCAGAGTTTCATTCAAACGTCAGAACAGAGCTTCTGGCCGGTCTGACTACATTTGTGACCATGGCCTATGTTCTGGCAACAGTGCCCAACATGATGGAGTCCGCAGGGCTGGACAAGCACGTAATGTTCACCGTGCTGATTCTGCTGGTCATCCTCACAACCTGCGCAATGGCATTTTATACAAACCGCCCCTTTGCACTGGCGCCGGGACTTGGCAGTGTAGGTATTGTAACCGCAATGATAGCAAATGACGGGATCGCACCGGATGTGGCCTCCGGTGTAATATTCTGGAGCGGTGTTCTGTTTATCGCAATATCCTTTCTGGGACTCAGGGAAGCAGTGGTAAAAGTTATTCCCGTCAGCCTGAAACACGCAGTAAGTGCAGGTATCGGCCTGTTTATTGCGCTCTTGGGTGCAAAGAGCTGCGGCCTGATCATTGCCAACGAGGCAAAGAAAAGCCTGGGCTTCGGTGACCTGACCGCGCCTACTGTGATCGTGGCAGTGATCGGCTTTGTGATTTTACTGATACTAAAAACAAGAAATGTGCCGGGGGATATGATCCTGGCCATTGCCATCACCACTCTGGTGGGGATCCCTTTTGGCGTTACAAAAATGCCGGAAAGCCTGTTCACCATGCCTGCCAACATTGGCGGGCAGTTCCTGAACGTTGATTTTCTGGGAGCATTGAATTTTGCTTATATTCCCTTTTTGATCGCCCTTTTTGTACCTGACTTTTTCTCCACCTTCGGAACCGTTCTGGGTGTAGGGGCAAAAGCGGGATATCTGGACCAGGACGGCAACCTTCCGGGGATCGACAAATGTTTCAAGGTAGATGCAGTGGCAACCAGCTTCGGCGCGCTGTTTGGTATGCCCAGTATGACCACATATCTGGAGTCTTCAGCAGGTGTGGAGGCAGGAGGAAAGACCGGTTTGTCGGTGGTGTTTACCTCTATATTCTTCGGTCTGGCACTGTTCCTTGCACCGATTGCCCTTATGATCCCCTCAGCGGCTACTTCGCCGGTGCTGATGTATATTGGAATCAACATGCTGGGCGCCATGAAAAACATTAAGTTTCATGATTTTACAGAGGCATTTCCATCCTTTGTATGTATTGCGTTTACTATCTTTGGAAACAACATTGCAAACGGTATCTGCGCCGCTCTTCCCACCTATGTGGTCATGAAGATTTCAGCGGGAAAGATAAAAGAGATCCGTCCTGTTATGTGGGTGCTGGTGGCAGTCTGTGTGCTCTATTTCTACTCAATTGTGTAAGATGGGAGGTGCCTTATGGAAAAGGCGGATTTACTGATAAAAAATACAAAAGTCTACAATTCATACCTGAAATGTTTTAAGCCTGCTGATGTATATGTGCAGGAGGGAAGGATATTTTATGTGGATACCAGACAGGAGGAAACGCTTTCTCCGGATAAGGTGCTGGACGGAAGCGGATATCTGATGCTTCCCGGATTTATTGACATACACATGCATATTGAAAGCTCTATGATGACCCCGGTTTCCTTTGGGGAACGGGCAGCTTCCTGCGGGGTCACAACACTGGTTTCGGAACCTCATGAGATTGCCAATGTCATGGGAGTACAAGGGATCCACGAGATGATCAACGGGGCAAAAGACTCGCCTATTGATATTTTTTACGGAATTCCCAGCAGTGTTCCATCCACAAACGAGAGCCTGGAAACCACAGGCGGGGTTATCGGATTTGAGGAAATGAAGCATCTCATGAGAGAAGAGGGCGTTGTCTGCGTGGGAGAGATCATGAACTACCGCCAGATTGTCAAAGGCACTGAGATGGAGATCACCAGGTTCCTGGATTACCTCAGGGAGGAGGAACCTCAGGCAGTGATTGAAGGTCATTGTCCTTCTTTGGTAGGTCTGGATCTGGCAAAATTCCTGTACAGGGGAATTGACGGGGACCATACAGAGCACACGCTGGAGGAGATCAGACAGCGTTTTGAAAATGGCATGTTTGTGGAACTCCAGGAGAAAATGCTGAAACCGGAGATTCTGGATCATATTATTGAAAACAGCCTTTTTGAGCACTGTTGTTTTGTCACGGATGATACCATGGCAGATGCTTTGCTTGAAAAGGGACAGCTTAACTATATTGTGAAAAAGGCAGTGGAGATGGGATTTCCTCTTAAAGAGGCGGTATACTGTGCGTCTTATACCCCGGCAAGACGAATGAATCTCAGGGACAGAGGCGCTTTGGCACCGGGAAGAAAGGCGGATTTCCAGCTTGTGAAAGAAGAGGCAGTATCCGGTTTTGAACCGGATCTTGTGTTCAAAGACGGGAAGGAGATTTTCCGTAAGGGAAGAGAAGGAAGGCAGTTAAAGCCTTATGGCTTTCCAACGGAATTTTATCACTCGGTACATTTGGAGAAGATAGAGCCTGAAGATTTGGAGCCAAAGGTCCAGGTAAAGGAAGGGTCTGTGCTGGTGCGGGTTATTGAAGTAAGTGACGGCCGCACGCAGACAAGAGAAAAACATGTCTCTATGGAAGTGGAAAATGGCCGTTTAAAATGGCAGGAAACCGGGTGTGTGCTGGCAGTTGTGCTGGAACGCCATGGAAAGAATGGCAATATAGGTTATGGGTTTGTAACCGGTGATTGTCTGAAACGGGGAGCGGCAGCTACCACCTATTACCATGACCATCATAATCTTATGGTGATCGGTGCTGATTCTGAGGATATGCTCACAGCGGCCAGACGGCTGATCGAACTGCAGGGAGGAATCTGTACGGTGGAGAACGGTCAGGTGACAGCAGAACTTCCGCTGCCTGTATGCGGTATTCTTTCAGATCTTCCGGCGGATGATATTGGCAGAATGCTGGGGGATGTGAGAAGGAGTCTGGCAGGGCTGGGGTATGAGCATTATAATCCGATCATGTCACTTTGCACGCTGGGGCTTCCGGTGAGTCCGGCTTTGAAATTGACAGATTTTGGGGTGGTGGATGTGGAAACAGGGGAAGTGGTGGAATTGGTGGTGAAGTAGGGAGGGGATTGGTATAGGTATAGGGCGGACGGAAGTGGCTGGGAGAGGACCGGGGGAGGGAGATGCCTGTGAGCGAAGCGTTCCGCTGCCACGGAGCTAACCTGCTCCCGTCTACTAAATTCATCGGCAATGGCCTCTTCATTAAGTAGCTGGGGCAGGTGGATCTCCGCGGAGCTCCACTATACATCGCTCACACGCATCTCCCTCCCCCGGTCCTCTCCCAGCCACTTCCTGTTTGTCTATGACCCACAGGTTTTAGGCGGGATGAAAGAGTAAAAACTTAAAATGTATACATAATTTTAAGTGAGAATCACCCTCTGTAGATGGAGAGAAGAAACAGCAAAATAGATGATTGGAAATAGAGGAGGAGAGAAATGGGTATCCTCTACTGACATGAGATTAAGCCATTGCGGAATAGAAAAGGATCTGGAGCACTGCCCTTTGTGCGGTGCGTATCCATGTGTGCATATTGATTCCTATGTCCGGGAGGGCAGTGACAACAGAAATAGATTAGAAAAATTACGGTAGGCAAAACAGGAGAATTAGAGAATGAATATACTTGTACTTAACGGAAGTCCCCGTAAGAATGGAAATACGGAAATTATGGCGGATGCTTTTATAGAGGGGGCACGCAAAAGGGGGCATATGGTTGAAAAAGTGAATCTTGGGAACAGGAAGATCGCGCCTTGTCTGGCCTGTGAATTTTGTTTTACCCATAACGGTGTGTGCGTGCAGAAGGATGATATGGCGGAGATACTGGATAAGGTGGATAGCGCGGATATGATCGTTTTTGCATCACCTGTGTACTGGTTTTCTATCAGTGCGCAGTTAAAAGCTGCTATTGACAGACTGTATGCAAGAGCCAGAAAAGGGTTTAATATCCGATATGCGGTACTTCTTTTGGACTCCGCTTCAGATGGTGTTTACCGCTCTGCGATCGCTGCGTATGAGGATATCTGTGCCTATTTGAGATGGGAAGATAAGGGGATACTTACTGTACCGGGGATGGATACTAAGGGAGATATGGAGCGCTCTGAAGGTGTGAAAAAAGCATATGATCTGGGAAGATCCCTGGCATCAATTTCAGTAACAAGTTCATTATCATTTGATGTTTGGGCCGAATCTGTGACATAAACTTCAAAAAGTGCACCATTATTTTCGTAACCATTTTGCTCCGCCCATTCACATTGTTTTGCGTAAACAGACGGTAGATTAGAATATCCGCCATGTGAAATTGTTTTCAAACATAATCCAAATCTCTTGTTCCTGTAACAACTTGTTCTACTGGAACGGCAAACTCTGTATCTAAACCTAAAGGCGTAAATTCATCACCATGATAAAGTACCATAGGTGGAGCATTAACTGTTAATTTATCATGTTGAATTTTTCTTAATATCGAATTAAAACAACAATCATATTGTTCTGCCAAGTCAAACTTATAAACCATTTTACGAATAGAAACAAGGTGCATAACGGGTATTTCTACAAGTTGTATGTCAATGTTGCTTAAATAAGACATGATTAATTTACCTTGTTTCAAAGTTGTTATGTCCTCATTTAACTGTTCTGTAATTTGTGAGTATAGTTGTATCTTTTTTTCAAATTTTATCTTTTTTCTATGAAGTTCTAAACATAAATTTTCATTTATGTAATAATCGCTCTAATTTCTTCCAAAGAAAAATCATACTGTTTTAAACGGTTAATAAATAGCATAGTTTCTAATTGTTCGATAGAATAGTATCTGTAACTATTTTCTGGGTTAATTTTACTAGGTTTTATCAGCCCGATTTCATCATAGTAACGAAGCGTTTTTGTAGATACTTTACATATCCTTGAAAATTCGCCTATTGATAGCATAAACGTCCTCCTTTCAGTTTACTTCATACTTATGTTACACCTTGACGTTAGGGGAAAGTCAATGCGGTAATTCTATGCACTATTTCATGATTCCAATGAGTGAGGAAACCTGCCAGACACTTCAAAAGGTGGTGGCAGAGCGAAAGAACGTACAGCCGATAGTAATTGACGGTTACAGTGATTTTGTATTCCTCAATCAAAAGGGCTATCCCATGACAGGGGCTTACTATACCTCTACGTTTGGAAATCTTGTCAAGAAGTATAACAAGAGCCACCAGGACGCATTGCCGAACATCACGCCACATATCCTGCGACACACATTCTGTACCCGTTTAGCAAACAAGAACATGAATCCTAAGAGCTTACAGTACATCATGGGTCATTCCAGCATCAATATCACGCTGAATCTGTACGCCCATGCGTCACTGGACGGTGTAAAGGCTGAAATGGTAAGTCTGATAGCGTAAGAAATTTACCACTTATTTACCACTTTCCAAAGGCAAAACATGAGAGTTTATGAAAAGAAATGTGAAGTATCTTCCGATAGTAAAAATGCCCCTAAAGCCGATAGAATAAGGCTTTGCGGACATATAAAAAGTTATAAAGAGATAATCAAAATCTTATTTTAAGTTTCTAATGAAACGTAAAAAAGCCAAATGCGTAAGCCCATTTTTCAATCCACTTACGCATTTGACTTTTTTACCCATTCCCCCCACTTCCAATCTGAAACATCTCAAACCCCTCCCCATGCACCTCATTAGACTCCAACACAATAATGAACGCCTCCGGGTCCGCCTCCTTCACCATCTTCTGCACAAAATACATCTGCTTATTATTACAGGCACACATAACCACCTGCTTCTCGTCCATCCGGTACCCGCCGGCCCCTTTCAAAATCGTACTCCCCCTTCCGCAGCACTCATCAATAACCTCCGTAACCTTCTGACCATGTTCCGTCACGATCAAAGTCATCTTCCCTGCATTGATTCCATAAACCACCTTATCCACCACAATAGCAAACAGAAAATTAATGATCATTCCATAAATAATCCCATCCATATCCCGGAAAATAATCCCGCCCAAGA includes the following:
- a CDS encoding MerR family transcriptional regulator gives rise to the protein MLSIGEFSRICKVSTKTLRYYDEIGLIKPSKINPENSYRYYSIEQLETMLFINRLKQYDFSLEEIRAIIT
- a CDS encoding NCS2 family permease → MKQWLEKQFKLSEFHSNVRTELLAGLTTFVTMAYVLATVPNMMESAGLDKHVMFTVLILLVILTTCAMAFYTNRPFALAPGLGSVGIVTAMIANDGIAPDVASGVIFWSGVLFIAISFLGLREAVVKVIPVSLKHAVSAGIGLFIALLGAKSCGLIIANEAKKSLGFGDLTAPTVIVAVIGFVILLILKTRNVPGDMILAIAITTLVGIPFGVTKMPESLFTMPANIGGQFLNVDFLGALNFAYIPFLIALFVPDFFSTFGTVLGVGAKAGYLDQDGNLPGIDKCFKVDAVATSFGALFGMPSMTTYLESSAGVEAGGKTGLSVVFTSIFFGLALFLAPIALMIPSAATSPVLMYIGINMLGAMKNIKFHDFTEAFPSFVCIAFTIFGNNIANGICAALPTYVVMKISAGKIKEIRPVMWVLVAVCVLYFYSIV
- a CDS encoding flavodoxin family protein; this translates as MNILVLNGSPRKNGNTEIMADAFIEGARKRGHMVEKVNLGNRKIAPCLACEFCFTHNGVCVQKDDMAEILDKVDSADMIVFASPVYWFSISAQLKAAIDRLYARARKGFNIRYAVLLLDSASDGVYRSAIAAYEDICAYLRWEDKGILTVPGMDTKGDMERSEGVKKAYDLGRSLASISVTSSLSFDVWAESVT
- a CDS encoding adenine deaminase C-terminal domain-containing protein; amino-acid sequence: MEKADLLIKNTKVYNSYLKCFKPADVYVQEGRIFYVDTRQEETLSPDKVLDGSGYLMLPGFIDIHMHIESSMMTPVSFGERAASCGVTTLVSEPHEIANVMGVQGIHEMINGAKDSPIDIFYGIPSSVPSTNESLETTGGVIGFEEMKHLMREEGVVCVGEIMNYRQIVKGTEMEITRFLDYLREEEPQAVIEGHCPSLVGLDLAKFLYRGIDGDHTEHTLEEIRQRFENGMFVELQEKMLKPEILDHIIENSLFEHCCFVTDDTMADALLEKGQLNYIVKKAVEMGFPLKEAVYCASYTPARRMNLRDRGALAPGRKADFQLVKEEAVSGFEPDLVFKDGKEIFRKGREGRQLKPYGFPTEFYHSVHLEKIEPEDLEPKVQVKEGSVLVRVIEVSDGRTQTREKHVSMEVENGRLKWQETGCVLAVVLERHGKNGNIGYGFVTGDCLKRGAAATTYYHDHHNLMVIGADSEDMLTAARRLIELQGGICTVENGQVTAELPLPVCGILSDLPADDIGRMLGDVRRSLAGLGYEHYNPIMSLCTLGLPVSPALKLTDFGVVDVETGEVVELVVK
- a CDS encoding LysR family transcriptional regulator; the encoded protein is MNIHELNYVLCIAKHQNMTKAAQELFISQPTLSKHLGKLERELGVKLFSRIDNCYIPTYAGRRYMEYASRVLELTREWEKELDDLCSLNDGELNVAFPLMRSSCMIPKILPAFRRIHPNIRLNFLEETYAIQERLLTDSRIDFAIFSDGNLNPKLEYETLGQEEILLAVSPAHPLAKEAGNISCQVCVYPQVDLSRLGNEKFILHFPEQNTGAITERLLKKYGIEPKVPFYTRNTQAALLLVQQNEGICFAPETYIQNMTFATPPVCFSLHDPDAFTSTILAYRKGAYLTSYAVDFIQIAKDYFRIP
- a CDS encoding tyrosine-type recombinase/integrase, which codes for MHYFMIPMSEETCQTLQKVVAERKNVQPIVIDGYSDFVFLNQKGYPMTGAYYTSTFGNLVKKYNKSHQDALPNITPHILRHTFCTRLANKNMNPKSLQYIMGHSSINITLNLYAHASLDGVKAEMVSLIA